Proteins from a genomic interval of Anomalospiza imberbis isolate Cuckoo-Finch-1a 21T00152 chromosome 18, ASM3175350v1, whole genome shotgun sequence:
- the LOC137484911 gene encoding solute carrier family 2, facilitated glucose transporter member 11-like isoform X2 yields the protein MAAFLSNLVQFRGLLQMILVLGIGGSFPYGFHISVINYPSVHIRKFINETWIDRHGSPLHPETIMLLWSFIVSVYGIGGFLGSLCCGYLTTKYRKKKCQMFTNLIMLVAALFMALSKAAKSFEMILVGRFLYGIGAGFSLNIHPQYVGEISPKKLRGFTNSTVAVFLTLGKLTGQVVGLREILGSEALWPWLLASSGLSALVQLVTLPFFPDSPSYLLIQKGNEEACRKAIRKLWGEGDHQAEIDDIMKEKGAMASTKTLRVLEVIKERSLRWQLYILMIVMTTLQLCGINAIYFYSFEVFHTAKFEEYLIPYVSLGVGLCECLSSILCSTLIDRFGRKVLLWGGYLLMCSVLALLTMTLSLQHRFFWMHYFSVILIFLFVVFFGIGPSGATISVMVEIFSQSYRPSAFLIVGCINWMGLFVLGMIFPVIVDNLGPLCFLIFLGILALSAIFIYLYLPETKGKSIMEIKAEFNKLNFGKKETSVTENNFPKEQLSCTKL from the exons ATGGCTGCCTTCCTCTCCAACCTG GTTCAGTTCCGGGGCCTACTTCAAATGATCTTGGTGCTGGGAATTGGTGGCAGTTTCCCATATGGATTCCATATTTCTGTCATCAACTATCCTTCTGTG CACATCAGGAAGTTTATTAATGAAACCTGGATAGATCGACATGGCTCTCCCCTCCATCCTGAGACAATCATGCTGCTGTGGTCCTTCATTGTGTCTGTTTATGGGATAGGAGGATTCCTGGGAAGCCTCTGCTGTGGATACCTGACTACAAAATACAGGAA gaaaAAGTGCCAAATGTTCACCAACCTGATCATGTTGGTAGCTGCACTTTTCATGGCCCTCAGTAAAGCAGCCAAATCCTTCGAGATGATTCTGGTTGGGCGTTTTCTCTATGGCATTGGTGCAG GTTTTTCTCTCAATATACATCCTCAGTATGTAGGAGAGATTTCACCCAAGAAGTTGCGTGGGTTTACCAACTCCActgttgctgtttttctgaCCCTGGGAAAACTCACAGGACAGGTTGTTGGACTACG GGAGATTTTAGGAAGCGAAGCTTTGTGGCCATGGTTGTTAGCATCTAGTGGACTTTCAGCATTGGTTCAACTGGTTAccctcccatttttccctgattCACCATCCTACCTCCTGATACAGAAGGGTAATGAGGAAGCCTGCAGGAAAG CCATCAGGAAGCTCTGGGGGGAAGGAGACCACCAAGCAGAAATTGATGACATTATGAAGGAGAAGGGTGCAATGGCGAGCACGAAAACCTTGCGTGTCCTTGAAGTGATAAAAGAGCGATCTCTGCGCTGGCAGCTCTACATTTTGATGATTGTCATGACCACGCTGCAGCTCTGTGGAATAAATGCA ATATACTTCTATTCTTTTGAAGTATTCCACACAGCCAAGTTTGAAGAATACCTTATCCCATACGTGTCCCTGGGAGTTGGGCTGTGTGAGTGCTTATCCTCCATACTGTGT AGCACCCTTATAGACCGGTTTGGGCGGAAGGTGCTGCTCTGGGGTGGATACTTGCTGATGTGttctgtgctggcactgctcacCATGACCCTGTCACTGCAG CATCGGTTTTTCTGGATGCATTACTTCAGTGTTATCTTGATCTTCCTGTTCGTGGTCTTCTTTGGAATTGGACCAT CTGGAGCCACCATATCTGTGATGGTTGAAATCTTCAGCCAGTCATACAGACCATCAGCCTTTCTGATTGTTGGCTGCATCAACTGGATGGGACTGTTTGTACTTGGGATGATTTTTCCAGTAATTGTT GATAATCTTGGACCCCTCTGCTTCCTTATCTTTTTGGGAATCCTTGCTTTATCAGCAATTTTCATCTACCTGTATCTTCCTGAGACCAAGGGAAAATCAATcatggaaataaaagcagaattcaACAAGCTGAactttgggaaaaaagaaacctcTGTCACTGAAAATAACTTTCCTAAGGAACAGTTGTCTTGCACCAAGCTCTGA
- the LOC137484910 gene encoding macrophage migration inhibitory factor-like, which produces MPKFIVNTNISKDKVPESFAGELTQQLSKALGKPSQYLAIQISPDQMMSFGGSTDPCAMCFLYSIGKIGEQENKVYSKLLCDLMSNQLKIPSDR; this is translated from the exons ATGCCTAAATTCATTGTTAACACAAATATAAGCAAGGATAAAGTTCCAGAATCTTTTGCAGGGGAGCTTACCCAACAATTATCAAAAGCATTGGGCAAACCATCACAG TATCTAGCAATACAGATCTCTCCTGATCAAATGATGTCCTTTGGTGGCTCCACAGACCCTTGTGCTATGTGCTTCCTCTACAGCATTGGAAAGATAGGGGAGCAGGAGAACAAGGTCTACTCCAAATTGCTTTGTGATCTGATGAGCAATCAGCTGAAAATACCATCTGACAGGTGA
- the LOC137484909 gene encoding macrophage migration inhibitory factor, with protein MPMFAIYTNVCKDAVPDSLLGELTQQLAKATGKPAQYIAVHIIPDQMMSFGGSTDPCALCSLYSIGKIGGQQNKTYTKMLCDLISKHLHVSADRVYINYFDMNAANVGWNGSTFA; from the exons ATGCCCATGTTCGCCATCTACACCAACGTCTGCAAGGACGCCGTGCCCGACAGCCTGTTGGGCGAGCTCACCCAGCAGCTGGCCAAGGCCACTGGCAAGCCCGCGCAG TACATAGCTGTGCACATCATACCTGATCAGATGATGTCCTTTGGCGGCTCCACTGATCCCTGTGCACTCTGCAGCCTCTACAGCATCGGCAAAATAGGAGGGCAGCAGAACAAGACTTACACCAAGATGCTGTGTGATCTGATCTCGAAGCACTTGCACGTATCTGCAGACAG GGTCTACATCAACTACTTTGACATGAATGCTGCCAACGTGGGCTGGAACGGCTCCACCTTTGCGTAG
- the LOC137484911 gene encoding solute carrier family 2, facilitated glucose transporter member 11-like isoform X1, which produces MEHFIFALQVQFRGLLQMILVLGIGGSFPYGFHISVINYPSVHIRKFINETWIDRHGSPLHPETIMLLWSFIVSVYGIGGFLGSLCCGYLTTKYRKKKCQMFTNLIMLVAALFMALSKAAKSFEMILVGRFLYGIGAGFSLNIHPQYVGEISPKKLRGFTNSTVAVFLTLGKLTGQVVGLREILGSEALWPWLLASSGLSALVQLVTLPFFPDSPSYLLIQKGNEEACRKAIRKLWGEGDHQAEIDDIMKEKGAMASTKTLRVLEVIKERSLRWQLYILMIVMTTLQLCGINAIYFYSFEVFHTAKFEEYLIPYVSLGVGLCECLSSILCSTLIDRFGRKVLLWGGYLLMCSVLALLTMTLSLQHRFFWMHYFSVILIFLFVVFFGIGPSGATISVMVEIFSQSYRPSAFLIVGCINWMGLFVLGMIFPVIVDNLGPLCFLIFLGILALSAIFIYLYLPETKGKSIMEIKAEFNKLNFGKKETSVTENNFPKEQLSCTKL; this is translated from the exons AtggaacattttatttttgctttgcagGTTCAGTTCCGGGGCCTACTTCAAATGATCTTGGTGCTGGGAATTGGTGGCAGTTTCCCATATGGATTCCATATTTCTGTCATCAACTATCCTTCTGTG CACATCAGGAAGTTTATTAATGAAACCTGGATAGATCGACATGGCTCTCCCCTCCATCCTGAGACAATCATGCTGCTGTGGTCCTTCATTGTGTCTGTTTATGGGATAGGAGGATTCCTGGGAAGCCTCTGCTGTGGATACCTGACTACAAAATACAGGAA gaaaAAGTGCCAAATGTTCACCAACCTGATCATGTTGGTAGCTGCACTTTTCATGGCCCTCAGTAAAGCAGCCAAATCCTTCGAGATGATTCTGGTTGGGCGTTTTCTCTATGGCATTGGTGCAG GTTTTTCTCTCAATATACATCCTCAGTATGTAGGAGAGATTTCACCCAAGAAGTTGCGTGGGTTTACCAACTCCActgttgctgtttttctgaCCCTGGGAAAACTCACAGGACAGGTTGTTGGACTACG GGAGATTTTAGGAAGCGAAGCTTTGTGGCCATGGTTGTTAGCATCTAGTGGACTTTCAGCATTGGTTCAACTGGTTAccctcccatttttccctgattCACCATCCTACCTCCTGATACAGAAGGGTAATGAGGAAGCCTGCAGGAAAG CCATCAGGAAGCTCTGGGGGGAAGGAGACCACCAAGCAGAAATTGATGACATTATGAAGGAGAAGGGTGCAATGGCGAGCACGAAAACCTTGCGTGTCCTTGAAGTGATAAAAGAGCGATCTCTGCGCTGGCAGCTCTACATTTTGATGATTGTCATGACCACGCTGCAGCTCTGTGGAATAAATGCA ATATACTTCTATTCTTTTGAAGTATTCCACACAGCCAAGTTTGAAGAATACCTTATCCCATACGTGTCCCTGGGAGTTGGGCTGTGTGAGTGCTTATCCTCCATACTGTGT AGCACCCTTATAGACCGGTTTGGGCGGAAGGTGCTGCTCTGGGGTGGATACTTGCTGATGTGttctgtgctggcactgctcacCATGACCCTGTCACTGCAG CATCGGTTTTTCTGGATGCATTACTTCAGTGTTATCTTGATCTTCCTGTTCGTGGTCTTCTTTGGAATTGGACCAT CTGGAGCCACCATATCTGTGATGGTTGAAATCTTCAGCCAGTCATACAGACCATCAGCCTTTCTGATTGTTGGCTGCATCAACTGGATGGGACTGTTTGTACTTGGGATGATTTTTCCAGTAATTGTT GATAATCTTGGACCCCTCTGCTTCCTTATCTTTTTGGGAATCCTTGCTTTATCAGCAATTTTCATCTACCTGTATCTTCCTGAGACCAAGGGAAAATCAATcatggaaataaaagcagaattcaACAAGCTGAactttgggaaaaaagaaacctcTGTCACTGAAAATAACTTTCCTAAGGAACAGTTGTCTTGCACCAAGCTCTGA